A stretch of DNA from Candidatus Pseudomonas phytovorans:
CAGTACACGCTGGTTGCCGATGGCCACGGCCACCAGCAGGTCCCAGAGCAGGACGATACTGAACATCCACAGGGCGTAGGCCGATTTCCAGCCAGCACTGGCGCTGGCGACCATGCTGGCAAGGCTGGCATAGAACAGCGCGTTCTTGGGGTTGAGGATGCCGGACAAGAAGCCCATGCCCAAAGTGTGCCACCAGCCATGACCCCGCTGGTTGTCAGCGACTGAGCGTAAGCTGGTTTGCCCTGCATGGCGCAGGAACAGTACGCCGATGTACAGCAGGTAGCTGGCTCCGGCCAGTTGCAGGGTGGTGAACAGCAGGCTGCCTTCCTGCAGTATCGACAGGCCGGTGAAGGCCATGGCGATGAACGCGCCATTGGCCAGGGCAATACCCAGGCAGGCGCCGCTGGCGATGCGCCAGCCGCTGTTGATCGAGCTGCGGGCGACCAGGAAGAAATCCGGGCCAGGTGAGAGCAGCGCGAGGAAGTGGGCGAGGGCGATGATCAGGAACTGTTGCATGGGGGTCGGCTCTGCGGGAAAAACCGCAGTCTGCTGCCGGGCCTGCCACAGCGTATTGAACAATATTGCACCCCCAAGCGGCAGGCCTTCAGTTTCCTCGATATTGCCCCGGTGTCACCCCCACATGGGCCTTGAACACCCGCTGGAAATGGCTTTGGTCTGCAAAGCCGAGCCGGTAGGCCACCTCCGCCAGTGCCAGCCCTTCACCCAGCAACCGCCGCCCGCGATTGACCCGGGCGTTGAGCAGGTAGGCATGCGGCGTGAACCCGGTGGCCGTGCGGAATGCGCGGATCAACTGGTAGCGCCCAAGCCCGGCCTCGCCGGCCAGCACGTCCAGGCTCAGTTGCGCGGGGTCCTGGCCTTCGACGCGTGCGATCAATCCGCACAACGCGGTCGCCCCCAAGGCGGGCGCCGCTGCCAGTGGCGCTTGGGCGGAAAAGTCCAGGTCACCCACAAAGGCAATCAGCGCCGCATCCTTCTCATGAGTGCTGGCGCTGGAGAACAGCAACCTGTTCAGCGCGCAGAACTGCGCATACACCGCCGGCACCCGGCAGATACGCGCCGGCTCACCAGGGCTGGCGCCGCCCAGCCCCGACTCCAGGCGCACGTGTGTTAGCCAGTCGGGATCCACATGCAGCATCTGGTAGCTCCAGGCTTGCCCGGGCTCAGGGTTACAGGCGTGGACACGGTGAGCTGGCACCAGTACGAGGGTGCCGGGCGTCAGCCGTTCCTGCCCATTCGCGGCACCGCTGAAAAGGCTGTGACCGGCATCCACCGCACCGATGGAAAACGTCGGGTGACTGTGGGCCTTGTAACAGGCCCGGCTATGGCAGGCGCGGCGGCTTTCCACATGCGGGAGTGCCGGGTCGCGCCACAGCGCGGCGTGGGAGCGGGGCATCACAAGGTCCTCGATTTCGCCGGCAGCGTAGCAGGTGCCGCGCACCCGTACAGTTTTTATCGCTGGCTGTAGCTTGACCGCAACCGCTGTACACGCCGAAATAGACGCCTGTTGCCCAAGGAAAACAACAATGGATCTTTCAAGCCTGCTGCTTTTCATCCCCGCCTGCTTCGCCCTCAACATGGCGCCGGGGCCGAACAACCTGCTGTCGCTGCACAATGCCAGCCGCTACGGCCTGCGCACGGCGTGCGTGGCAGGTGGTGGTCGTATCGTCGCCTTCAGCGGCATGATCGCCCTGGCGGCCATGGGCCTGGCCGTGGTCCTGCACACCAGTGAATACCTGTTCCTGGCCATCAAGGTAGTGGGGGCGGCGTACCTGTTCTACATCGCGTGGCAACTGTGGCGGGCACCGGTAGGCGAGGCCGTGGCGGCAATGGATCACCCGCGTGGCACCTGGCGCCTGACGCGCCAGGAGTTCTGGGTGGCGGCCGGCAACCCCAAGGCCATCCTGATCTTCACCGCCTTCCTGCTGCAGTTCGTTACGGTCGGCAGCGCCACCCCGGTGAGCGAGCAGTTCTTGTGGCTGGGCGTGCTGTTCCTGCTGCTGGAATGGGCCGCCATTGCCATCTACGCCGGCCTGGGCGCCTACCTGCAGCGCTGGTTCAGCCAGCCAGGCCCGCGCCGCGTATTCAACCGGGTCAGCGCCTCCCTGCTGGGCTGCGCCGGCCTTGGTCTGCTGGCAGCGCGCCGCTAGAATTCTTTGAGACTTTGGTGGCACGGCTGGGCAGGCTTTCAACGCGATTGAGTGAGGCAATCTGAATCCCGTGACGGTCATGACCACCAAGGACGGTAGGCCTTAGGCCAATGCTTCTCTTATGGCTTCCTGGGTTTCCATCGAATAGACCCAGGTTTTGCCGTCTTTGCGCTTCGTGAATACCTTGTGTTCGACCAGGCCATTCAGGACTGATGCAGCTGTGTTGTATGAGCAGCCTAGGTTGGTCATAACGTTTTTGGCAGTGAAGTCAGTTGCCTCTTTACTGTTCGCGAAATTGAACACTATCCGCTGGTTAGTTGTGAGCTTGCGAAAGAGGCCAGACTTGAACAGGAACTGTTCAAAGTCATTGATTGATTTCAAGGCGGCATCATAGTTTTTGAGGAAAAGCGTGATTGCCCTGGTGATCATCTGGCACTGGTAGTCCACGAAATAGGTCAGGTCCATGTCATCGGTTTCTGTATAGACGTAGCTCATACCATAACGCTTAGGTGCAGCTTTCAATAGCGTGCTGATAGCGATGTACCGAAACGCCGAAAACCCTTCCCTGAACATGAACCAATAAAACAGCGCACGTGCCACCCGGCCGTTACCATCGTGGAACGGGTGTTCGTACCCTATAGCAAAGTGAATAATGATGGCTTTGACCATCGGGTGGATATAATTGCCATCGTTTTTGTTGGTATGATCCTGATTGATCCAATCTATGATTTCAGTAAGTCGATATTTCAATGTTGCCGCCGACGGTGGCTGGTGGACTATATTTCCATCCCCGTCCCTTACTTCAATGTCATCGTTGTTGCGCAACGTTCCTGGGTGATAGTGCTCATCGTCTATCCCCTCAACGCCGACCTGGTGCAACTCCAGCATCAATTCAATGGTTAGCGATTCATCCCTGTTTTTCCAAGCGCATTCCATCATCCGGTAATTCCCGATGATCATTTTTTCGCCTTCGTCTTTTCCCTTGCGTTCGGTTCGCAGCAAGTTCTTTGCGACCTTTGTAGTCGTAGCCGAACCTTCTAGCTGGCTGCTGCTGATCGCCTCCTCATTGATAAGATCGGTCATCAAGTATTGGATTTGCTTTCCTTCACCAATCTGGGACGTCATGTAGGTGAGGGCGGCTGTAGTCGTCTTCTGATCACACAGAGATATAGCCCGTAAGATGGCCGGCGTTGCAACGAAACGGCAAGGTTCTTCCGGCTCCCCGAGCATGATAGGCACGGATTGTTGTTGCCTCCGCGCGTCCTTGATCAGGGACCAGGCCACGGTCGGATCAATGTTTTTTGGAAGCCGCCGGCGAAGCTGATCGAAATGCAGATATTTGCCGTCACCGTCAATAATCGAATGATAGCCGAAATAGCTCATGATGTCGGCGGTGTCGAAGCTGTCAAACGGGTTCGCGAGGGTTTGGGGTGGGTGCTTGAACATGTCTCAAATTCCCGGAAATTTGAGATAACCTTACCTCATCATCTCAAAATCGGCAAAATTTGAGATTCAGTTTGAATGGGCCGCCATTGCCATCTACGCCGGCCTGGGCGCCTACCTGCAGCGCTGGTTCAGCCAGCCGGGCCCGCGCCGCGTATTCAACCGGGTCAGCGCCTCCCTGCTGGGCTGCGCCGGCCTCGGCTTGCTGGCGGCGCGCCGCTAGAACTGCCAGCGCACCCCCAGGTTCATGCCGCTGGCTTCCTGCTGGCGGCTGTCCAGGTTGGCGGTGTACTGCACGCCGCCATGCAGGCTCAGCGCTTCGTTGACCTGTGCTACCACGCCGCTTTCCAGTTGCACCGAGGTGTAGCGGTAGTCGGTCTTGATCTTGTCTACATCATCGAAGGTCAAGGTGTCGCGGCCGCCGTCGCCGTGCCACAGGTTCACCTGCGCATAGGGCTGCAACAGGCGCCCGCTGCTGCCTTTGAACGCACCCTCCAGGCGTACCCCCAACCGGCCAGTCAGCTCAACCTGGGCGTCGTGGCTGATGCGTGAGATGCTGTCGCTGGCGCTGTCGAGCGAGACCTTTTGCGCAATCAGCTGGGCTTGCGGTTCCAGCGTCCAGCGTTCGGACAGGGCGATGGGGTAGCCGGACTCCAGCGAAGCCGTCCAGGCGTGGCCGTCGATGTTCAGCTTGTCACCACGCTCAGAGCGGGCCCGGCCATCGAGGCGGGTGTACTGCAGCACTGCATCCAGGTATGTGCCTTGTGGCCCTACCAGCGTCCAGTAAGTGCCGAAGCTGTCGCCATCGAGTTTCAGGTCCCCCACGCTGCGGTCCTGCACAGCAAGGGCGAAGCCTTTTACATCGGCGTCCAGGCGGCTATGGCTGACGTAAAAGCCGACATGCTGGCGATATCCATTGCCGCCAACCTTGGCGTACAGGTCCTGGCCGACTTTGAAACCGTACAGGTCGCCATCCAGGCTCGGGCTGACCGTACCGCTCCATTGCTGGTGAAGCGTGCCGCCGTAGGCCTGCCCCCAACTGGCAGGCAGGGCGCCTTCGCCTTGCAGCAATTGCTGGTCGCCCTGGCGTTGGTGGAAGGTACCCAATGCCTGGCGGGCGATTATTGCGGCGCCCCGTGGGGCTGCGGCATACACCGGAACTTCCGGGCGATACAGCGGCAGGCTTTCGCCTTGCACGGGGGCCGGCAGGTCCACCTGCCCGGGTGCCGGTGCGGCAACCGGTGGCGTCTCGGCAGGTGCTATCACGGGTGGCTCGCCCGGTTCCGAGGGTTGTGTCGGCTGTTCGGGATCTGTGACCGGTGCCGGAGCAGGTGGCGCGACCAGGGTCGAACGCAGATACCAGCTGTTTTCGCTGCCAGCGGTCACGCCACCTTTGAACAGGCGGTAGTCATAGGCACCCACCGACAGCGTTTGGGTCTGCACGAATGCAGTGGCAGTGCTGGTGGCACCGTCACGCGCTTCGACGACCTGAATGCCGTTCTGTGCAGTCGCCGCACCTGCGCCATTGAGGTTGTTGATGAGCAAGCGAGTGGAGCCGCTGATGGCGCCACGGCTGACCACCAGGCGGTCGGAGGCAGCGCCATCGCCCGCCAGCACGCTATTCAGGCGCAGGCTGCCGTTGTTGCCGGTGTAATCGCCCTGCAGGGTAAGGCGGCCCTGAGCGTCGTTGCCACGGCTCAGGTCGACGGTGCCGGCGTTGATCAGCGATGCCTTGTTGTCACTCTGGATACTGACAATGCTGCCTTGGCGGCTGATCAGCGAGCTGCTTGCATCGATTTGCAAGGTGCCGGTGCCTGTGGCCGGGATCACGCGTGGCTGATCACTGCCAAGGTCGCCCAGCGTCAGGGTGTCGTTGAGGGTAAGCTGGCTACCCTGCTTGAGGTTGATGGCCTCCCAGTTGGTGTACAACGCACCTTGGCCGACCTGGCTCTGCTCGAACGTCAGCGTGTCCGTGCCGGTGCCGCCGTCCAGGATGACGGTAGAGTTGCCAAGGTCGAGGGCGCGGACGATGGCGGTGTCGTCGTCATTCTCCATGATGACCCGCTTACCGATCTGGCCACCGGTCCAGGTAAATTCATCTTTGCCGTTGCCCGTTCGTATTTCGCCTTTGAGCGTGCCGCCGCTGATGGTTATCTTGTCAACGCCGCTACTGGTACTGATGTCACCTCCGATGGTGCCGCCAGTCAGGATGATCGTGTCGTTACCAAGGCCGCTGACTACGTTGCCAACAACAACTGTGTCGACCCCGAGCCCTTGGGATATCTCCAGGAAGTTGTCAGCGAGCTTGAGGTCTATTCGGCCAATGCTGCCGCCTTTGAACCACGCCGTGTCGCCATCTTCAAACGCGCCCGTGATGGTGCCGCCGGTCATGGTGAACGTGTCCATGTCACCGCCCTGGTTTAAAGACCCTAGCGTACCGCCAGACATGGTGAAGGTGTCCTGGCCATCGCCTTGTTGCAACGACTGCACTGTACCGCCGCTGATGGTGAAGTCGTCAGCAGCCGGCGTTTGCACAAGGGCGCCAAGATTCTCACCGGGCGTAACCGTCAGGGATTGGGAGTGGGCCAGCAATGGCAGTGCCAGCAGGGGAAAGGCAACAGGCAACAGCAAGCGGGTGCATCGCATAGGCAGGTCTCCGGGTCCTTTGAAGGGTCCACTACCTGAAGCGACGCCAGCGGGGCGGCTTCGGCCCTGCCTGAGTTGTATGTAATGTGCGGTGACGGGGCAACTGGCAATAATGTCAGGTGGCCCGCTGCCATCAATCGCGGTAGAACGTTTGCACCAGGTGGTAGCCGAACTTGCTCTTGATCGGCCCGTGCACTACACGCAAAGGCTTCTTGAAAATCACCTGGTCGATAGCGCCGACCATCTGGCCCGGGCGCACCTCGCCCAAGTCGCCGCCGCGCTTGCCGGAAGGGCAGATAGAAAATTTTTTGGCGAGCACATCGAAAGCCTCGCCGTTGGCGATGCGCTGTTTGAGCTTTTCGGCTTCGTCAGCGGTTTTGACCAGGATGTGGCGGGCTTGGGCTTTCATGGGGTACCTGTGCTTCGTGGCGCAAAAAAGGGGCGCATTATGCCTGATTGGACCGCGTAAGCGTCCAGCTTCCGAGCAAGTTGCTAGCCGCCCCTTACATGATCGGCGGTCTTTACTCTACTTTGGCCTTTTGCACATCCTGCGACGCCGACCACACGCGGTAGCGTACCTCGACATCCTTGGGCACATAGACCACCACCGGCAGCTTGCTGTTGTAGCGCAGCAGGAAGCCGTCGCCCACCACCGGCACGAAGGCCTCGGTCTTTTTGCCGTCCGGGCAAGCCATCAGCGTGCTCACCGGGCCGCTGACTTTGTCCAGACGGTAGTAGTTGTACCCCCAGCCCTCCAGAGTGCGTTCTTCCAGGCTACCGCCCAGGCGCTGGTGATTGCAGTCGACCTGCAACGTTTTGCCGGCGAGGATTTCCAGTTTGTATGCCGACTCATCGGCCTGTACCGGCAGGTGGATGACCTGCCGGGTAAAGCCTTTTTCCGCCGCTGGGTAAGGCGCGACGTCCTTCAGGCTGGCAGCCATCGCAGGCGCGGCGGCAGCCAGGGTGAGAGCCAGAATTGCGGTTATCGGGGTATGGCGCATAGGGCCTCCATGCAAATAATCGAACGCGAACCCGCCGCCAGTCACTGGGCCAACCAGCCACCATCGACGTTCCAGGCGGCGCCACGAACCTGGCTTGCGGCCTCGCTGCACAGGAAGAGTACCAGTTCACCCAGGTGCTCGGGGGTGACAAACGCCAGCGACGGTTGCTTCTCGGCCAGCAGATCATGCTGTGCTTGCAGCGGATCGCCACCGTTGGCAGCACGATCGTCGATCTGCTTTTGCACCAGCGGTGTCAGCACCCAGCCGGGGCAGATGGCGTTGCAGGTGACGTTGCTGGTGGCAGTTTCCAGGCCCACCACCTTGGTCAGGCCGACCACACCGTGCTTGGCTGCCACGTAGGCCGCCTTGCCGGTGGAGCCGACCAGGCCATGCACGGAAGCGATGTTGATGATGCGCCCCCAGTTGCGCGTGCGCATACCCGGCAGCGCAAGGCGTGTGCCATGGAACACGGCTGACAGGTTGAGGGCGATGATCTTGTCCCAGCTTTCCTGGGGGAATTGCTCTACCGGCGCCACATGCTGGATACCGGCGTTGTTGACCAGAATGTCGATGCCCGCGAATTCGCGTTCGGCCAGTGCGAACAACGCTTCAATCTGGGCCACGTCCGACAGGTCGGCCGGGTGATGGACAACCTTCACCCCATGGCGGGCGATCTCGGCGATGGCGGGTGCCGGGTCGCCAAAGCCGTTGAGCACGATGTTGGCGCCAGCGCGGGCCAGCACCTGAGCGATGCCCAGGCCGATGCCGCTGGTGGAACCGGTGATGAGTGCAGTCTTGCCTGTGAGGGCCATGCAAAGCTCCTTATCAAGTAAAGGGCGGGCGTGAAAACTCATCTTCGGGGATCAAACGCTTCGCGCAATGCATCGCCGATAAACACCAGCAGTGACAAGATCAGCGCCAGCGCAAAAAACGCGGTAAAGCCTAGCCACGGCGCCTCCAGGTGCTGCTTGCCCTGGGTTACCAGCTCGCCCAGCGAGGCGCTCCCGGCCGGCATGCCGAAACCGAGAAAATCCAGTGCAGTCAGTGTGGTGATCGCCCCGGTCAGCATGAACGGTACATAGGTCAGGGTAGCGTTCATGGCGTTGGGCAAGATATGCCGCAGCATCACCTGGCTGTCCGGCAACCCCAGCGCGCGGGCGGCTTTCACGTACTCCAGGTTGCGCCCACGCAGGAACTCGGCGCGCACCACATCGACCAGGGTAAGCCAGGAAA
This window harbors:
- the hbdH gene encoding 3-hydroxybutyrate dehydrogenase; the protein is MALTGKTALITGSTSGIGLGIAQVLARAGANIVLNGFGDPAPAIAEIARHGVKVVHHPADLSDVAQIEALFALAEREFAGIDILVNNAGIQHVAPVEQFPQESWDKIIALNLSAVFHGTRLALPGMRTRNWGRIINIASVHGLVGSTGKAAYVAAKHGVVGLTKVVGLETATSNVTCNAICPGWVLTPLVQKQIDDRAANGGDPLQAQHDLLAEKQPSLAFVTPEHLGELVLFLCSEAASQVRGAAWNVDGGWLAQ
- a CDS encoding LysE family translocator; amino-acid sequence: MQQFLIIALAHFLALLSPGPDFFLVARSSINSGWRIASGACLGIALANGAFIAMAFTGLSILQEGSLLFTTLQLAGASYLLYIGVLFLRHAGQTSLRSVADNQRGHGWWHTLGMGFLSGILNPKNALFYASLASMVASASAGWKSAYALWMFSIVLLWDLLVAVAIGNQRVLRRFARSLPWLERASGVMLVLVAAALLLHLARG
- a CDS encoding AraC family transcriptional regulator, whose translation is MPRSHAALWRDPALPHVESRRACHSRACYKAHSHPTFSIGAVDAGHSLFSGAANGQERLTPGTLVLVPAHRVHACNPEPGQAWSYQMLHVDPDWLTHVRLESGLGGASPGEPARICRVPAVYAQFCALNRLLFSSASTHEKDAALIAFVGDLDFSAQAPLAAAPALGATALCGLIARVEGQDPAQLSLDVLAGEAGLGRYQLIRAFRTATGFTPHAYLLNARVNRGRRLLGEGLALAEVAYRLGFADQSHFQRVFKAHVGVTPGQYRGN
- a CDS encoding autotransporter outer membrane beta-barrel domain-containing protein codes for the protein MRCTRLLLPVAFPLLALPLLAHSQSLTVTPGENLGALVQTPAADDFTISGGTVQSLQQGDGQDTFTMSGGTLGSLNQGGDMDTFTMTGGTITGAFEDGDTAWFKGGSIGRIDLKLADNFLEISQGLGVDTVVVGNVVSGLGNDTIILTGGTIGGDISTSSGVDKITISGGTLKGEIRTGNGKDEFTWTGGQIGKRVIMENDDDTAIVRALDLGNSTVILDGGTGTDTLTFEQSQVGQGALYTNWEAINLKQGSQLTLNDTLTLGDLGSDQPRVIPATGTGTLQIDASSSLISRQGSIVSIQSDNKASLINAGTVDLSRGNDAQGRLTLQGDYTGNNGSLRLNSVLAGDGAASDRLVVSRGAISGSTRLLINNLNGAGAATAQNGIQVVEARDGATSTATAFVQTQTLSVGAYDYRLFKGGVTAGSENSWYLRSTLVAPPAPAPVTDPEQPTQPSEPGEPPVIAPAETPPVAAPAPGQVDLPAPVQGESLPLYRPEVPVYAAAPRGAAIIARQALGTFHQRQGDQQLLQGEGALPASWGQAYGGTLHQQWSGTVSPSLDGDLYGFKVGQDLYAKVGGNGYRQHVGFYVSHSRLDADVKGFALAVQDRSVGDLKLDGDSFGTYWTLVGPQGTYLDAVLQYTRLDGRARSERGDKLNIDGHAWTASLESGYPIALSERWTLEPQAQLIAQKVSLDSASDSISRISHDAQVELTGRLGVRLEGAFKGSSGRLLQPYAQVNLWHGDGGRDTLTFDDVDKIKTDYRYTSVQLESGVVAQVNEALSLHGGVQYTANLDSRQQEASGMNLGVRWQF
- a CDS encoding peptidylprolyl isomerase, with the translated sequence MKAQARHILVKTADEAEKLKQRIANGEAFDVLAKKFSICPSGKRGGDLGEVRPGQMVGAIDQVIFKKPLRVVHGPIKSKFGYHLVQTFYRD
- a CDS encoding LysE family translocator, which translates into the protein MDLSSLLLFIPACFALNMAPGPNNLLSLHNASRYGLRTACVAGGGRIVAFSGMIALAAMGLAVVLHTSEYLFLAIKVVGAAYLFYIAWQLWRAPVGEAVAAMDHPRGTWRLTRQEFWVAAGNPKAILIFTAFLLQFVTVGSATPVSEQFLWLGVLFLLLEWAAIAIYAGLGAYLQRWFSQPGPRRVFNRVSASLLGCAGLGLLAARR
- the eco gene encoding serine protease inhibitor ecotin, whose translation is MRHTPITAILALTLAAAAPAMAASLKDVAPYPAAEKGFTRQVIHLPVQADESAYKLEILAGKTLQVDCNHQRLGGSLEERTLEGWGYNYYRLDKVSGPVSTLMACPDGKKTEAFVPVVGDGFLLRYNSKLPVVVYVPKDVEVRYRVWSASQDVQKAKVE
- a CDS encoding Fic family protein, encoding MFKHPPQTLANPFDSFDTADIMSYFGYHSIIDGDGKYLHFDQLRRRLPKNIDPTVAWSLIKDARRQQQSVPIMLGEPEEPCRFVATPAILRAISLCDQKTTTAALTYMTSQIGEGKQIQYLMTDLINEEAISSSQLEGSATTTKVAKNLLRTERKGKDEGEKMIIGNYRMMECAWKNRDESLTIELMLELHQVGVEGIDDEHYHPGTLRNNDDIEVRDGDGNIVHQPPSAATLKYRLTEIIDWINQDHTNKNDGNYIHPMVKAIIIHFAIGYEHPFHDGNGRVARALFYWFMFREGFSAFRYIAISTLLKAAPKRYGMSYVYTETDDMDLTYFVDYQCQMITRAITLFLKNYDAALKSINDFEQFLFKSGLFRKLTTNQRIVFNFANSKEATDFTAKNVMTNLGCSYNTAASVLNGLVEHKVFTKRKDGKTWVYSMETQEAIREALA